Sequence from the Ereboglobus luteus genome:
GCACGATACCTTGCGGATCCACGAGAGCCTTCACACGCACCGTGCATGAAGACCTGGTCTCGAGCGGATTCGCGCACAGTCGCCACGTGGTCTTTTCGATTACCCGCAGCGGGTGATCCAATTCGCCCGACTTGACCACGGGCACTCCGGCATCATTTTGCTTTTTGTCACCGATGTCATTTGAAAACGCGGCAAGGCACGCGCTCGCATTCAACAGCTCGGCGACACGGCGCGCGGACCAATGGTTGTAAGTCGCACTGTTCGCACCCACGCCCATGCGCACAGCGGGAACCGCCACCTCGGGCAAATCAAGACGGATCGCCTCCGTCAGCAACGACTCGGCATGCACGGATGCCGGATCCAATCGCGCCCCGCGCGCCGCCAGCAAACGCGCCATTTCCGCGCAACCATTTGCCAGCGCGACATCCAAAGGTGAAAGCCCGTCATTATCGAGCACATCCACGGCAACCCCCTTTTCGAGCAGGAACCTGGCGGCCTCGGTCGCATTTCCGGCAGCGGCATAATGCAAAGGCCGGCGGCCGCCAAAAAGCGGCGCATCAATCGCACACCCCGCATCCGCAAGTTTGCGCATAAAAACCAGGTTTCCCGCAAGCGCGGCCTCGCCCAATGGCGACGCGTCGCGCCATACCACACTCTCATTGCTTGTTTTCGCTTTCTGTTGCTTGCGCTCGGCCGAGGTTAACTCCGAACACGCTCTAATCAAAAGCCCGGCAAGCCGCTCTTCGTCTTGCCGGGGCGCCATCGCCAGCAGTGCGCGCAAGACAGTGTCCGCCGCAGAAACCGAGTAGGGCAACACGGACGAGGCATACAGATCCTGCTTGTTGCTGACCGGAAGCGCGCGAGCGGAAACCGATGGCATTATCTTGAACCCGCGCTCAAGCATCCATGCGACCATGTCGTAATGTCCCCTGCGCAACAGGAATCGCAGGGGCTCGCCGTTATACAATTCCCCCAGCGTAACGCTATCGATCGATTTTTTGCCGCGCAGCAACGCATCCGCTATTTTCCAATTGCCACCCATGATCGCATAATCGAACGCCATGGGTGATGGGGTTCCCCGTGCACTGGTCCTCGCGCCTCCAGCAAGCAAGATTGAAAGCACCTCCTGGTGCCCGCATTTCACGGCATGCGCTGTCAGGAAAAAATCAGGGTGCCCCGTATCCGCATTCGGATCGGCCCTTGCGGCAAGCAGTCGCTTTGTCGCGCCGACGCGGCCCTTGTCAACAGCCCACCACAGCGGTGTTTCTTTGGGCATGTTGTCGCCGGCTGCGTTTGCCAGTCGAGGGGCCGCGCGCAACAATACATCAAGCGCGCGCAATGAATCCGCCTCCGCCGCAAAATGCGCCAGCGTATAGCCGCCCTTATCACGGGTTTTCAGCGGATTAAATCCCCGCTTCATTAATTCCGACAATGCCTCTGCATCGTCAAAAATCGCCGCAACCATCGCCGCCTGCGCATCCGGCGAATTTGGAAATCGCGGGGCTGGCGGCACAAAGGCGCCTTTTTGCCAAAGCAACAAAACAGCCTGCCCGCGCTGCTCCTCGGTTGTGAGCACGAAATGCGATGTCTTGGAAAAGTTATGCGCGTCTGAAGAGGGAATCACATTGACCTGTGTCTGCACCGCGCGGCCATCCACCATCCAAACCGACACCATCAGCGCGTCCTCTGTGGTGCCCCGCGTCCATGCATCCAAAAACGAACTGGACGGAGGCTTGCCCGGCTGCGAGCTCGCAAGCTCGTGCCTGATTCTCACGCTACCGCGAAATGGCCGCGAAGGATCCCAATCCTTTTGATCAAAACTAGGATGCGCCTCCACGATTAGGTATGAGGGTGAAAGCCAAAGCGCGCTCACATGCGTTCGCAAATCACCCTCCACCCGCCAGCACGCACTCATCGGAGCCTCAACCTCGCGAGCGCCATCGGCAAGCATGACCCTGCCCCGGACGATTCGCACAGGTTCCATTACCCGGCCGTCAACTTCACACACAAGTCTCAATGCAGCGGCTGGCATGTGCGCATAAGCACAGAACACGACGAGCATGATTGCAAACACACCAAGATAGCGGGGATGGTTCATGGGGCTATTTTTCTGATGATCACTTGTATAAGCCTGTATGCATGTTGCTTTCAAGTATTCATCATATCACGATCACTTTATCGCAGGATTGTCGTGTTTTTATCACGTAAAGCCTATCGAAACGCATTCCATTCAGTCGAGGAATACTGCTCGGTCAATCCATCGACCTCGTGCTCCGCGAAATCGGGCCACGGCGTCTCGACGGCCTCCGCGCACATCGTCTTCGCAAGTCTCCCGATAAATTCCATCTCGAACGCATCCCAGTCCAATCCCGCCGATACCGTCGCGCGCGCAATCGACCCTTGAAACAACATGCCCTCCTTCGCGCGCTTTTGCGCCGCGCCCGCGATCTTTGCGCCCG
This genomic interval carries:
- a CDS encoding TonB family protein, producing the protein MNHPRYLGVFAIMLVVFCAYAHMPAAALRLVCEVDGRVMEPVRIVRGRVMLADGAREVEAPMSACWRVEGDLRTHVSALWLSPSYLIVEAHPSFDQKDWDPSRPFRGSVRIRHELASSQPGKPPSSSFLDAWTRGTTEDALMVSVWMVDGRAVQTQVNVIPSSDAHNFSKTSHFVLTTEEQRGQAVLLLWQKGAFVPPAPRFPNSPDAQAAMVAAIFDDAEALSELMKRGFNPLKTRDKGGYTLAHFAAEADSLRALDVLLRAAPRLANAAGDNMPKETPLWWAVDKGRVGATKRLLAARADPNADTGHPDFFLTAHAVKCGHQEVLSILLAGGARTSARGTPSPMAFDYAIMGGNWKIADALLRGKKSIDSVTLGELYNGEPLRFLLRRGHYDMVAWMLERGFKIMPSVSARALPVSNKQDLYASSVLPYSVSAADTVLRALLAMAPRQDEERLAGLLIRACSELTSAERKQQKAKTSNESVVWRDASPLGEAALAGNLVFMRKLADAGCAIDAPLFGGRRPLHYAAAGNATEAARFLLEKGVAVDVLDNDGLSPLDVALANGCAEMARLLAARGARLDPASVHAESLLTEAIRLDLPEVAVPAVRMGVGANSATYNHWSARRVAELLNASACLAAFSNDIGDKKQNDAGVPVVKSGELDHPLRVIEKTTWRLCANPLETRSSCTVRVKALVDPQGIVRLCMPLDADAPPALQKTAMDSIGRCRMAPVTSDGKPAAVWAVIPVLFDAVEEPFGTSEIPAKMTSNVMPRVVRQYPPRYPKPEERANVQGLAILAFIVAKDGSVERRQIDVIRATTRNFAKESVDGVATWKFNPGMYDGEPVRTSTSIPIAFQLR